The Dioscorea cayenensis subsp. rotundata cultivar TDr96_F1 chromosome 7, TDr96_F1_v2_PseudoChromosome.rev07_lg8_w22 25.fasta, whole genome shotgun sequence genome includes a region encoding these proteins:
- the LOC120265693 gene encoding alpha-ketoglutarate-dependent dioxygenase alkB homolog 6-like, producing the protein MMEFADDKPSDQQELKIKDYVVGDLPTLIYIPNFIADSEQSQLLHHIYEVPTSKWKNLKNRRLQNWGGVVHEKGLLPQELPAWLKNVTGRIRQCTGLFPSELNHVLINEYLPDQGIMPHQDGPAYFPVVAILSLKSPVVIDFTPHPRLRECASKESSGEELTIQSKAEEAECDERHDGLLNTPKDSISPCSLLLMPCSLLIFKDQAYSDYLHGIQDTKLHRLDKVVNVSECMKPQKQEPSLSLEAESNHAIDETGFKRTDTRVSLTCRLVLKVHKNLFKF; encoded by the exons ATGATGGAGTTTGCCGATGATAAACCGAGTGATCAACAAGAATTGAAAATCAAGGACTATGTTGTGGGTGATCTTCCTACTTTGATCTACATCCCAAACTTCATCGCTGACTCTGAGCAATCCCAACTTCTCCACCAT ATTTATGAGGTACCAACATCCAAGTGGAAAAACCTGAAAAACAGGAGGTTGCAGAACTGGG GAGGAGTTGTTCATGAAAAGGGACTCTTGCCAcaagagt tGCCTGCTTGGTTGAAAAACGTCACTGGGCGCATTCGTCAGTGTACTGGCTTGTTTCCATCAGAACTCAACCATGTACTCATCAACGAATATCTTCCGGATCAGGGCATTATG CCGCACCAAGATGGTCCTGCCTATTTTCCTGTTGTTGCAATATTATCTCTCAAGTCACCTGTTGTGATTGATTTTACTCCACATCCAAGATTAAGAGAATGTGCAAGTAAAGAATCTTCAGGTGAAGAGCTAACAATTCAGAGCAAAGCAGAGGAAGCCGAATGTGATGAGCGACATGATGGATTGTTAAACACACCGAAGGACAGCATATCTCCTTGTTCACTTCTTCTGATGCCATGCAGTTTGTTGATATTCAAAGATCAGGCATATTCTG ATTACTTGCATGGCATACAAGATACTAAACTTCATAGATTAGATAAG GTTGTAAATGTTTCAGAGTGCATGAAACCACAAAAACAAGAACCCTCTTTGAGCTTGGAAGCTGAGTCTAACCATGCCATAGATGAAACTGGCTTTAAACGAACTGATACTAGAGTTTCATTAACATGTCGTCTGGTGCTGAAAGTTCACAAGAACCTGTTCAAGTTCTAA
- the LOC120265290 gene encoding disease resistance protein RGA2-like encodes MADKMKEIMERFDEIAKESSIFGLKVGAIKEEEVGKREETHSYVNESEVYGRDVDREKIVNFLINSLSSASSEANPDVMAIIGLGGLGKTTLAQLAFNDIRVSKAFTKKIWVCVSEQFDVKKLTRSIIASITESECNLQDMDSLQRFLREKLREDRFFLVLDDVWNEDQEKWGNLKDLLSGCAAKRSKVIVTTHSERVASIVGTVLPHLLTGLSDQDCWVFV; translated from the coding sequence ATGGCTGACAAGATGAAGGAGATCATGGAGAGGTTTGATGAGATCGCTAAGGAGAGTTCCATATTTGGTTTGAAAGTGGGCGCtatcaaagaagaagaggttGGTAAGAGAGAGGAGACTCATTCGTACGTTAACGAATCAGAAGTCTATGGAAGGGATGTAGACAGGGAGAAGATTGTGAATTTTCTGATCAACTCGTTGTCATCAGCATCAAGTGAAGCTAATCCTGATGTTATGGCTATTATTGGGCTAGGAGGGTTGGGCAAGACCACTCTGGCACAACTGGCCTTTAATGATATAAGGGTGTCCAAGGCTTTTACTAAGAAGATATGGGTCTGTGTTTCTGAACAGTTTGACGTCAAGAAACTCACAAGATCAATTATAGCATCCATCACTGAGAGTGAGTGTAATCTCCAAGATATGGACTCATTGCAGAGGTTTCTAAGAGAAAAGCTCAGAGAAGACAGGTTCTTTCTTGTTCTGGATGATGTATGGAATGAGGACCAGGAGAAGTGGGGCAACTTGAAAGATCTGCTCAGTGGTTGTGCCGCGAAAAGAAGTAAAGTCATTGTGACCACGCACAGTGAAAGAGTTGCTTCCATTGTGGGCACCGTCTTGCCGCACTTGCTAACCGGGTTATCAGATCAGGACTGCTGGGTTTTTGTTTGA